The following are from one region of the Methanoculleus caldifontis genome:
- a CDS encoding nucleotide-binding protein, translated as MNLSEVTERISRKLESNGAQPDRQKIESRLRRLVDEFGVNAAEAERTVTADLAREYHITGVGTSGSSSTELRQICEVAPNDWVTIEGKVVALTRPVSPSMAQTGIIADSSGAIRFVAWARGNPPAMEYGEWYRIESAVIDEYRGTPNLSIHSGTTISQIEKDIPLLPSITPIAELKPGVGSVRAKVVQVREAPHDRMLQAGLLGDESGTIRFVIWNEEGKDKLELDAVYNVFYATVDEYNGRLSLVLNTAMYITDEGDIEVGKNETGVQGALVHIAPGSGLIKRCPVEGCNRTLSRQNYCPVHEIQPEFRYDLRLKGVLDDGVHAKNVLMRREVVERLAGITLDEAVQIAETNPLGMDEIFYRIQNAVLGRYYTCGGSEFDGRLLVDSCTASTFEPAELASLLNRAGGEPA; from the coding sequence ATGAACCTATCTGAGGTAACCGAAAGAATCTCCCGGAAACTTGAATCGAATGGTGCACAGCCCGATCGGCAGAAGATCGAATCACGCCTCCGCCGTCTCGTCGATGAGTTCGGCGTCAACGCCGCAGAGGCCGAGAGGACGGTGACGGCCGATCTCGCCCGCGAGTATCACATCACCGGTGTCGGGACCAGTGGAAGCTCTTCCACAGAGCTCCGGCAGATATGTGAGGTCGCCCCCAACGACTGGGTGACGATCGAGGGCAAGGTCGTTGCCCTGACGAGACCCGTCTCACCCTCAATGGCGCAGACCGGGATCATCGCCGACTCGAGCGGCGCCATCCGATTTGTCGCCTGGGCACGAGGGAACCCCCCTGCGATGGAGTACGGCGAATGGTATCGGATCGAATCCGCTGTCATTGATGAGTACAGGGGCACGCCCAACCTGAGCATCCACTCGGGCACCACCATCTCCCAGATCGAGAAAGATATCCCTCTCCTCCCCTCGATAACCCCGATCGCCGAGCTGAAGCCCGGCGTGGGGAGCGTAAGGGCCAAGGTCGTCCAGGTTAGAGAGGCCCCCCACGACCGGATGCTCCAGGCGGGGCTCCTCGGCGACGAGAGCGGCACCATCAGGTTTGTCATCTGGAACGAAGAGGGCAAGGATAAACTGGAGCTCGATGCCGTCTACAACGTCTTCTACGCCACCGTCGACGAGTACAACGGCAGGCTCTCCCTCGTCCTGAACACCGCGATGTACATCACCGACGAGGGTGACATCGAGGTCGGAAAGAACGAAACAGGTGTCCAGGGGGCCCTCGTCCACATCGCTCCCGGTTCGGGCCTGATCAAGCGCTGCCCGGTCGAGGGGTGCAACCGGACCCTCTCGCGGCAGAACTACTGCCCGGTGCATGAGATCCAGCCCGAGTTCCGCTACGACCTCCGCCTGAAAGGAGTCCTCGACGATGGTGTTCATGCGAAGAACGTCCTGATGCGGCGCGAGGTCGTCGAGAGACTCGCAGGCATCACCCTCGATGAGGCCGTCCAGATCGCCGAGACGAACCCGCTCGGCATGGACGAGATCTTCTACCGCATCCAGAACGCGGTGCTCGGTCGCTACTACACCTGCGGCGGGAGCGAGTTCGACGGCAGGCTGCTCGTTGATTCCTGTACCGCGAGCACGTTCGAGCCCGCGGAACTGGCCAGTCTGCTGAACCGCGCCGGAGGTGAGCCGGCATGA
- the pyrF gene encoding orotidine-5'-phosphate decarboxylase: MTELILSLDVLDRQRARAIAESCAPFIDAIKVGYPLVLSTGLSIAGDLAELGLPLIADFKVADIPNTNRLICEAVFAAGFDAVIAHGFVGADAARTCVEVAHSHSGEAYIVAEMSHPGATEFFHGGVAERLAALAVASGADGIIAPATRPDRVRELREIVGKRKIYSPGVGAQGGDPDVVARLVDGIIVGRSIYEAEDPAAEAERLSRIRR; this comes from the coding sequence ATGACCGAACTCATCCTCTCCCTCGATGTCCTCGACCGGCAGCGGGCACGCGCAATCGCGGAGTCCTGCGCTCCCTTCATCGACGCGATCAAGGTCGGCTACCCCCTCGTCCTCTCGACGGGCCTCTCGATCGCCGGGGACCTCGCGGAGCTCGGCCTCCCGCTCATCGCCGACTTCAAGGTCGCGGACATCCCGAACACCAACCGCCTCATCTGCGAGGCGGTCTTTGCCGCCGGCTTTGACGCCGTCATCGCCCACGGCTTCGTGGGGGCCGACGCCGCACGGACCTGTGTCGAGGTGGCGCACAGCCACAGCGGGGAAGCCTATATCGTCGCCGAGATGAGCCACCCCGGCGCGACCGAGTTCTTCCACGGCGGCGTTGCCGAACGCCTCGCAGCGCTCGCCGTAGCCTCCGGGGCCGACGGTATCATCGCTCCCGCGACCCGGCCCGACCGGGTCCGCGAGCTCCGCGAGATCGTCGGCAAGAGAAAGATCTACTCCCCCGGCGTGGGAGCCCAGGGCGGCGACCCCGATGTGGTGGCCCGGCTGGTCGACGGGATCATCGTCGGGAGGAGCATCTACGAGGCGGAGGACCCTGCGGCCGAAGCCGAGCGCCTCTCCCGTATCCGCCGGTGA
- the nrdD gene encoding anaerobic ribonucleoside-triphosphate reductase, whose product MNWSPEQQKLAEKYHSLAEIPVAERRYKCHTCHFVVDETPCPHCGEATLEVMCPLDHCDCHHSIVESIDYCPLCGHAVCPECGSHDVVQISRVTGYLQDVAGWNAGKQQELKDRVRYSAV is encoded by the coding sequence ATGAACTGGAGCCCCGAACAGCAGAAACTGGCGGAAAAATACCATAGCCTCGCCGAAATCCCCGTTGCCGAGCGGCGGTACAAGTGCCACACCTGCCATTTCGTCGTGGACGAGACGCCCTGCCCTCACTGCGGGGAGGCTACGCTAGAGGTCATGTGCCCGCTCGACCACTGCGACTGCCACCACTCCATCGTCGAGAGCATCGATTACTGCCCGCTCTGCGGCCATGCCGTCTGCCCGGAGTGCGGGAGCCACGACGTCGTCCAGATCAGCAGGGTTACCGGATACCTCCAGGACGTAGCGGGCTGGAACGCGGGTAAACAGCAGGAGCTCAAAGACCGGGTTCGCTACTCCGCCGTATGA
- a CDS encoding tRNA(Ile)(2)-agmatinylcytidine synthase, translating to MWIGIDDTDSPAGMCTTYIGAVLVRRLERAGMRIVDARLVRLNPNVIHKTRGNAAVSIEAVGDPATAFAITCACVEALAEFDDPRTNPGVVVAAVRPPPDFYYAALRDFCTVEEAVGVLESVGACYRGYKNRRGLIGATAAVASDLADRTYELLVYRKREVWGTPRQVDRTSLFHAEAATYPRTWDTVDPANDVVVCVPHTPDPVLFGIRGESPDAVREAGSFVLSEEPACKQVYTTNQGTDAHLVPGTIGTLREGRSYLVRGTVAGVPSTGIGGHVSFALADGGKEVRCMAYEPTKGFRDVVRALVPGDVVAAAGSYKGESLNLEKIGVCRLADAVRVRPPLCPVCAKRMTSAGAGKGYKCRACSARSREAEIERVERRILPGWYEVPPTARRHLARPLVRGILAWEAEFCN from the coding sequence ATGTGGATCGGCATAGATGATACGGATTCCCCTGCCGGGATGTGCACCACCTACATCGGAGCGGTCCTGGTGCGGCGGCTCGAGCGTGCGGGAATGCGTATCGTCGACGCCCGGCTGGTCAGGCTGAACCCGAACGTCATCCATAAGACCCGGGGGAACGCGGCGGTCTCGATCGAGGCGGTGGGGGACCCGGCGACGGCCTTCGCAATCACCTGCGCGTGCGTGGAGGCGCTCGCGGAGTTCGACGACCCGAGAACCAACCCGGGCGTGGTGGTTGCCGCCGTCCGGCCGCCGCCGGACTTCTACTACGCGGCGCTCCGTGACTTCTGCACTGTCGAGGAGGCGGTCGGGGTGCTTGAGTCGGTCGGGGCCTGCTACCGGGGCTACAAGAACCGGCGCGGGCTCATCGGAGCGACCGCGGCGGTGGCAAGCGATCTGGCAGACCGGACCTACGAGCTCCTCGTCTACCGGAAGCGGGAGGTGTGGGGCACCCCGCGGCAGGTGGACCGGACGAGCCTCTTCCATGCTGAAGCGGCGACCTATCCCCGGACCTGGGACACGGTGGACCCGGCAAACGACGTGGTGGTCTGCGTGCCCCACACGCCCGATCCGGTCCTCTTCGGGATCCGGGGGGAGAGCCCGGATGCGGTCCGGGAAGCCGGCTCGTTCGTCCTATCGGAGGAACCGGCGTGCAAGCAGGTCTATACCACCAACCAGGGGACGGACGCCCACCTGGTGCCGGGAACGATCGGGACACTCCGGGAAGGCCGTTCGTACCTGGTGCGGGGCACGGTCGCGGGCGTTCCGTCCACCGGGATCGGGGGCCACGTCTCGTTCGCCCTTGCAGACGGCGGGAAGGAGGTCCGTTGCATGGCCTACGAGCCGACCAAGGGTTTCCGGGACGTCGTGCGGGCCCTCGTCCCGGGCGACGTGGTGGCCGCGGCCGGGAGTTACAAGGGAGAAAGCCTCAACCTCGAGAAGATCGGCGTCTGCCGCCTCGCGGACGCCGTCCGGGTCCGGCCACCTCTCTGCCCGGTCTGCGCGAAACGGATGACGAGCGCCGGGGCTGGGAAGGGCTACAAGTGCCGGGCCTGCAGCGCACGCAGCAGGGAAGCCGAGATCGAGCGGGTCGAGCGCCGGATCCTGCCGGGATGGTACGAGGTCCCCCCCACGGCCCGCCGGCACCTTGCCCGGCCGCTGGTGCGCGGGATCCTCGCGTGGGAGGCAGAGTTCTGCAACTGA
- a CDS encoding helix-turn-helix domain-containing protein produces the protein MKSGVRHQLAEKMAGEITLSDSPGQALKKWRQSFNIPPGILAERLEVSPSVISDYESGRRKSPGTAIVGKIVDTILSIDEDNGGRFINKFAKILYSEFDEDVIYDIHEYASAVSLTDFAEAIGGVTLCGTTDQTIYGYTVINSLNAILQLSSSEFNRIYGWSTERALIFTEVSTGKSPMVAIRVTPFKPRCVVLQGITPGEVHPLIPGLAERDRITVICTQMGVEAIISSLRGKLW, from the coding sequence ATGAAATCCGGGGTGCGGCATCAGCTTGCCGAGAAAATGGCAGGAGAGATCACACTCTCGGACTCACCGGGACAGGCCTTGAAGAAGTGGCGGCAGAGTTTCAATATCCCTCCGGGGATTCTCGCCGAGCGCCTCGAGGTCTCTCCCTCAGTTATCAGCGATTACGAAAGTGGACGACGAAAGAGTCCGGGAACCGCGATCGTCGGCAAGATCGTCGATACGATCCTCTCGATCGACGAAGACAACGGCGGTCGGTTCATCAACAAATTTGCGAAAATCCTGTACAGCGAATTCGACGAAGACGTCATCTACGACATCCACGAGTATGCGTCTGCCGTGAGCCTCACGGACTTCGCGGAGGCCATCGGCGGCGTCACGCTCTGCGGCACGACGGACCAGACCATCTACGGGTATACGGTGATCAACAGTCTCAATGCGATCCTCCAGCTCTCTTCGAGCGAGTTCAACCGCATCTACGGCTGGAGCACGGAGCGTGCCCTCATCTTCACCGAGGTCTCGACCGGCAAATCCCCCATGGTGGCGATCCGGGTCACCCCCTTCAAGCCCCGCTGCGTGGTGCTGCAGGGGATCACCCCCGGAGAGGTCCACCCGCTGATACCGGGGCTCGCGGAACGCGACCGGATCACGGTAATCTGTACGCAGATGGGTGTCGAGGCGATCATCAGTTCACTACGAGGAAAACTATGGTAG
- a CDS encoding adenosylcobinamide amidohydrolase, producing MRYSVSGGTLFLRGRFRAASTGVHGGLADATTVFNHTVPHEFRDDPARYLELLAARHGLFRDYFGLLTAVEMRHLCVLQYDFVTVFITAGVTNPTGAPNAPHTINIVVYSREGMVDAALLETIITATGAKAQALHGLGYDFPGTTTDAVAVACDRDAAQAHLRCACSGPSAHRTLHAYAGALTEVGRRVHAAILYGLPEALARQQGKVRRSEPSFFIYSRYGGEHWVEWEKDGCPYYPCHFAGQRCDYCYCPCYPCADEELGEWVESSSGGKVWGCANCTLLHLPGVAEYMKRNPEATLAELKRLREKL from the coding sequence ATGAGATATTCTGTCAGCGGCGGCACTCTTTTTCTGCGCGGCCGGTTCCGTGCGGCGAGCACCGGGGTCCACGGGGGTCTCGCCGACGCCACGACGGTCTTCAACCACACGGTGCCGCACGAGTTCCGCGACGATCCGGCACGCTACCTGGAACTGCTCGCCGCCCGGCACGGCCTCTTTCGGGACTATTTCGGCCTACTGACCGCCGTCGAGATGCGCCACCTCTGCGTGCTCCAGTACGACTTCGTTACGGTCTTTATCACCGCCGGGGTGACGAACCCGACCGGGGCACCCAACGCCCCGCACACGATCAACATCGTCGTCTACAGCAGGGAGGGGATGGTCGACGCGGCGCTTCTTGAGACGATCATCACCGCGACCGGGGCGAAGGCCCAGGCGCTCCACGGCCTCGGCTACGACTTTCCCGGTACGACGACCGACGCGGTCGCCGTCGCCTGCGATCGCGACGCCGCTCAAGCGCACCTTCGGTGCGCCTGCTCCGGCCCATCGGCCCATCGCACCCTTCACGCCTACGCGGGAGCCCTGACCGAGGTCGGCCGGCGGGTCCACGCAGCGATCCTCTACGGCCTCCCGGAGGCCCTCGCCCGGCAACAGGGGAAGGTCCGGCGGAGCGAACCCTCGTTCTTCATCTACAGCCGCTACGGCGGGGAGCACTGGGTCGAGTGGGAGAAGGACGGATGCCCCTACTACCCCTGCCACTTTGCCGGACAGCGGTGCGACTACTGCTACTGCCCCTGTTACCCCTGCGCCGACGAGGAACTCGGCGAGTGGGTCGAGAGTTCAAGCGGCGGCAAGGTCTGGGGGTGCGCGAACTGCACGCTCCTGCACCTCCCCGGTGTCGCGGAGTATATGAAAAGGAATCCCGAGGCGACTCTCGCGGAGCTCAAGCGCCTCCGGGAAAAATTATAA
- the ribB gene encoding 3,4-dihydroxy-2-butanone-4-phosphate synthase: MIDAAIQALARGEFVLLYDFDNRERETDFAIRSDAVTPAHIRQMRKDGGGLICTAVHPEAAKRLGLPFAHDVLRACSLVERDGEVPYDPKNHSSFSLWVNHRETYTGITDRDRALTVTAIADEVKKSLNGGGHNFAAHFRTPGHMALLRAAETLLDERRGQTELSIALATMAGITPAVTICEMLDDETGFALSKEDAMAYARKHGLVFIEGQDVLDRWESRKHGD, from the coding sequence ATGATTGACGCAGCCATACAGGCCCTCGCGAGGGGCGAATTCGTCCTGCTCTACGACTTTGACAACCGCGAACGCGAGACCGATTTTGCGATCCGCTCAGACGCCGTCACACCCGCCCACATCCGGCAGATGCGCAAGGACGGCGGCGGCCTGATCTGCACGGCGGTCCACCCCGAAGCGGCAAAGCGGCTCGGCCTGCCGTTCGCCCACGACGTCCTCCGGGCCTGCAGCCTCGTCGAGAGGGACGGTGAGGTCCCCTACGACCCGAAGAACCACTCCTCGTTCTCCCTCTGGGTGAACCACCGGGAGACCTACACCGGGATCACGGACCGGGACCGTGCCCTGACCGTCACCGCGATCGCGGACGAGGTGAAGAAGTCGCTCAACGGCGGCGGGCACAATTTTGCCGCACACTTCCGCACGCCGGGCCATATGGCCCTCCTCCGGGCCGCGGAGACGCTCCTCGACGAGCGGCGGGGGCAGACCGAGCTCTCGATAGCGCTCGCCACCATGGCCGGTATCACCCCGGCGGTCACCATCTGCGAGATGCTGGACGACGAGACGGGGTTTGCCCTCTCAAAGGAGGACGCGATGGCCTACGCCCGAAAGCACGGGCTGGTCTTCATCGAGGGGCAGGACGTCCTCGACCGGTGGGAGTCGCGGAAGCACGGGGACTGA
- a CDS encoding DUF120 domain-containing protein, translating into MVEAEDLQSLKTIALLGGSRGPIRLSSQSLGKELEISPQTASRRLIALERQQFIARSMKPDGQYVAVTREGEQALKREYADYVRIFNPERRQHLLTGAVISGLGEGRYYMSIPHYKEQFGGCLGFEPFPGTLNIRLDPASTEVRKHLDHAAWIEVPGFTANERTFGGARVLPCRIGGHRCAIVEPSRTHYPDDIIEVIAGCELRKALNLNDNDTIEVEITHD; encoded by the coding sequence ATGGTTGAAGCGGAAGACCTGCAGTCCTTGAAGACGATCGCCCTGCTCGGCGGGTCGAGAGGTCCAATTCGGCTCTCCTCCCAGTCGCTTGGGAAGGAACTGGAGATCAGTCCCCAGACCGCCTCGCGGCGGCTGATCGCGCTCGAGCGGCAGCAGTTCATCGCCCGGTCGATGAAGCCCGACGGCCAGTACGTCGCCGTCACCCGTGAGGGCGAGCAGGCGTTGAAGCGGGAGTACGCGGATTACGTCCGTATATTCAACCCGGAGCGGAGGCAGCATCTCCTGACCGGCGCCGTGATCAGCGGTCTCGGCGAGGGGCGCTATTACATGAGCATCCCTCACTACAAGGAGCAGTTCGGCGGATGCCTGGGGTTTGAACCCTTCCCCGGGACCCTGAACATCAGGCTCGATCCGGCGAGCACTGAAGTCCGCAAACACCTCGACCACGCCGCATGGATCGAGGTCCCCGGATTCACGGCGAACGAGCGGACATTCGGCGGCGCCCGGGTGCTCCCCTGCCGGATCGGGGGGCACCGGTGTGCGATCGTCGAGCCTTCCCGCACCCACTACCCCGACGACATCATCGAGGTGATCGCCGGGTGCGAGCTCCGCAAAGCCCTGAACCTGAACGATAACGATACGATCGAGGTGGAGATTACCCATGATTGA
- a CDS encoding transcriptional regulator — MSQDRLPQMVISIMLLADFDVSERCNIRPRSFDLIAKKGDTLVIIKVASHIDSVSADIASDLNLIARYLQATPLIVGERARDTELERGVVYIRYGLFALSPETLYDYFAEGTSPMVYASPGGLYVKIKGDLLKEVRERSRMSLGDLASQLGVSRRTISKYESGMGTTLDIAIRLEELFNAPLVETIDLVGYRSPEPEKPPESATGDVLVDLERMGMEIHAMRQAPFQALALFERHTILTAYGTSQKIVKRASLIGNISQITRTFAMCVVTDYKKQKKIGKTLLIGEEHLRTLEDGSELIDMINE, encoded by the coding sequence ATGTCGCAGGATCGCCTCCCCCAGATGGTCATCAGCATCATGCTCCTTGCAGACTTCGACGTCTCGGAGCGGTGCAACATCCGCCCGCGGAGTTTCGACCTTATCGCGAAGAAAGGCGACACCCTCGTCATCATCAAAGTCGCCTCGCACATCGACAGCGTGAGTGCCGACATAGCAAGCGACCTCAACCTGATCGCCCGGTACCTCCAGGCCACCCCGCTCATCGTCGGGGAGCGGGCGCGAGACACCGAGCTCGAGCGGGGGGTCGTCTACATCCGCTACGGCCTCTTTGCTCTCAGTCCGGAGACGCTTTACGACTATTTCGCGGAGGGGACCTCGCCGATGGTCTACGCTTCTCCCGGCGGCCTCTACGTGAAGATCAAAGGCGACCTTCTCAAAGAGGTGCGGGAGCGTTCCCGGATGTCGCTTGGCGACCTCGCGTCGCAGCTCGGGGTCTCGCGCCGGACTATCAGCAAGTACGAGAGCGGGATGGGCACCACGCTCGATATCGCCATCAGGCTCGAAGAGCTCTTCAACGCCCCGCTCGTCGAGACGATCGATCTCGTCGGCTATCGCTCGCCCGAGCCGGAAAAGCCCCCGGAGTCCGCGACCGGGGACGTCCTCGTCGACCTCGAACGCATGGGGATGGAGATCCACGCGATGCGGCAGGCGCCGTTCCAGGCGCTGGCGCTCTTTGAGCGGCATACGATCCTGACGGCATACGGCACGTCCCAGAAGATCGTCAAGCGCGCTTCCCTGATCGGCAACATCTCCCAGATCACGCGGACGTTTGCGATGTGCGTCGTCACGGATTACAAAAAGCAGAAAAAGATCGGGAAAACCCTCCTTATCGGCGAAGAACATCTCCGCACCCTCGAAGATGGCTCAGAACTCATAGATATGATAAATGAGTGA
- a CDS encoding helix-turn-helix domain-containing protein, with product MKKDAVAYLNTRKKGDFAAYKSEVENYCKYRFQIAEIFHDHRANATPPEKRKGFSEMLDYCAANNCPDIIIHDLFGLARDMDAGLAALKTLNDQYTVYCVNNDFFGSRDDGQLRREAVDNFLAYMDQYRENARKAAPQVSQRAKKEDGRPIGRPRALNDGQIEALVTIRQGGTSISQICRMFDVSRSTVSKILADYPELKGEWKGARQEPGEGMPAEEPIE from the coding sequence ATGAAAAAAGATGCTGTAGCATACTTGAATACCAGAAAGAAGGGGGATTTTGCAGCATACAAGAGTGAGGTCGAGAACTATTGCAAATACCGGTTTCAGATCGCCGAGATCTTCCATGACCACCGGGCGAACGCAACGCCTCCTGAGAAGCGGAAGGGCTTTTCTGAGATGCTCGACTACTGTGCCGCGAACAACTGCCCCGATATCATCATCCATGACCTTTTCGGTCTTGCCCGGGATATGGATGCCGGGCTTGCAGCGCTTAAGACCCTGAACGACCAGTATACGGTCTACTGCGTAAATAACGACTTTTTCGGATCGCGGGACGACGGTCAGCTGAGAAGGGAGGCCGTCGACAACTTCCTTGCATACATGGACCAGTACCGGGAGAACGCCCGGAAGGCCGCCCCCCAGGTCTCGCAGAGGGCGAAGAAGGAGGACGGCCGGCCGATAGGAAGGCCGAGAGCGCTGAACGACGGTCAGATCGAGGCCCTCGTGACGATAAGGCAGGGCGGGACCAGCATCAGCCAGATCTGCCGGATGTTTGACGTCAGCCGGAGCACGGTCAGCAAGATTCTCGCGGACTATCCCGAACTGAAGGGCGAGTGGAAGGGAGCCCGGCAGGAGCCCGGCGAGGGGATGCCGGCGGAGGAGCCGATCGAGTAA
- a CDS encoding RPA family protein: MRPQSKFEPAREREPARRVFASELRETRYQFKDGEDEKSPNFVILPTGIRSNRIFIVGTLTEKQRQGDQNIFYRGRVVDPTGTFFISASSFQPEAMQQLARIEAPAFVAVVGKPNLYTTPDGACLVSVRVESITVVDRETRDLWVLDTARETLDRLDAFGTTDDSKKAQEEYGTRPELYKKIVYDALSQVQL, encoded by the coding sequence ATGAGACCCCAGAGCAAATTCGAGCCGGCACGTGAACGCGAACCGGCGCGCAGAGTCTTCGCATCCGAGCTCCGCGAGACCCGGTACCAGTTCAAGGACGGCGAGGACGAGAAGAGCCCTAACTTCGTTATCCTCCCGACCGGTATCCGGAGCAACCGGATCTTCATCGTCGGGACCCTGACGGAGAAACAGCGCCAGGGCGACCAGAACATCTTCTACCGCGGGAGGGTGGTCGACCCGACGGGAACCTTCTTCATCTCGGCAAGTTCCTTCCAGCCCGAGGCGATGCAGCAGCTCGCCCGTATCGAAGCACCGGCCTTCGTCGCCGTAGTCGGGAAACCGAACCTCTACACGACTCCGGACGGCGCCTGTCTCGTCTCGGTCCGGGTGGAGTCGATCACGGTCGTGGACCGCGAGACCCGCGACCTCTGGGTCCTCGATACCGCCCGCGAGACCCTGGACCGACTCGATGCCTTCGGGACGACCGATGACTCGAAGAAGGCACAGGAGGAGTACGGGACGCGGCCGGAACTCTACAAGAAGATCGTCTACGACGCTCTCTCCCAGGTGCAGTTGTAG
- a CDS encoding deoxyhypusine synthase yields MTFKYGDAVQQARVRAGMTVGELVDELGKAGAYNGGSLWQAVNIYERMLRDEKALKFFGLSGAMVPGGMGGIVADLIRQGHIDVLVSTGANLTHDVIEAVGCHHYHGTCQVSDAELCEEGVNRIYDIFLPNEAFIRFEEFMQDVYSSLPEGSTISISGLLNQVGSRLKTGILAEAAKAGVPVYCPAIQDSMIGLQYWLFAQTHKVTVSAFDDMPGLLDRCFEAERAGAILVGGGVPKNYILQSKLMTESGFDYAVQLTGDRPDLGGLSGATLDEARSWGKLTGEATAATVYGDATINLPLLVAATLERLER; encoded by the coding sequence ATGACCTTCAAATACGGGGATGCAGTACAACAGGCACGGGTACGCGCCGGTATGACGGTCGGCGAACTCGTCGACGAACTCGGCAAGGCCGGGGCCTATAACGGCGGGTCCCTCTGGCAGGCGGTCAACATCTACGAGCGGATGCTCCGCGACGAGAAAGCGCTGAAGTTCTTCGGCCTCTCCGGCGCCATGGTGCCCGGCGGGATGGGCGGGATCGTCGCCGACCTCATCCGGCAGGGGCATATCGACGTCCTCGTCTCGACGGGGGCAAACCTCACCCACGACGTCATCGAGGCTGTCGGCTGCCACCACTACCACGGAACCTGTCAGGTCTCCGACGCCGAACTCTGCGAGGAGGGGGTCAACCGGATCTACGACATCTTCCTCCCGAACGAAGCCTTCATCAGGTTCGAGGAGTTCATGCAGGACGTCTACTCGTCCCTCCCGGAAGGCTCGACGATCTCGATCTCCGGCCTCCTCAACCAGGTCGGGAGCAGGCTAAAGACCGGGATCCTCGCCGAGGCGGCAAAAGCCGGGGTGCCGGTCTACTGCCCGGCGATCCAGGACTCGATGATCGGGCTGCAGTACTGGCTCTTTGCCCAGACGCATAAGGTCACGGTCAGCGCCTTCGACGACATGCCGGGACTCCTCGACCGGTGCTTTGAGGCCGAACGGGCCGGAGCAATCCTCGTCGGCGGCGGCGTCCCGAAGAATTACATCCTGCAGAGCAAGCTGATGACCGAGAGCGGATTCGACTACGCGGTGCAGCTCACCGGCGACCGGCCGGACCTCGGCGGACTGTCGGGCGCGACGCTCGACGAAGCCCGGTCGTGGGGAAAACTCACCGGCGAGGCGACCGCCGCGACGGTCTACGGCGACGCGACGATCAACCTGCCGCTCCTGGTGGCGGCAACGCTGGAGAGGCTGGAACGATGA
- a CDS encoding DUF1858 domain-containing protein — protein MVLNADSTIAELLREKPESAQILFRFGMGCLGCAIANNETVREAAQAHGIPLEEMLSALDIPEA, from the coding sequence ATGGTATTGAATGCGGACAGTACAATCGCTGAACTCCTCCGGGAGAAGCCCGAATCGGCACAGATCCTCTTCCGGTTCGGAATGGGTTGCCTTGGCTGTGCAATCGCAAATAACGAGACGGTCCGGGAAGCCGCCCAGGCACACGGTATTCCTCTCGAAGAGATGCTCTCCGCCCTCGACATTCCCGAGGCGTGA